CTTGTGAAACGACCGCATTTCAGCCGATCCTGGCCTACTAGCTTCATGCTGACCGGGGTGACCTTCGCCCCTTCCTTCCCAGGCCGCATGTAAACACGATCAAAGCGCAGCTGTGCCTTAAAGTCGACATCCTTATTGTTGTTGGTGACCGTGTCCCAGGTGTACCTGCAGTCTTCTGGTTGTTCAAGAAGCTCCCAGACATCAGAAATGCCTTCTGGCAGACCACCAAGCCACTTAACCTACAAGCACAGAGAACAGCTTGCTGGTTTATGAAAATGACATGAGTTTGGCAATGGTATGTCATCAGTTAAACCAGATCCACTTTACCATCTGAGCCTCAATCTATACTTTTACTTCAAAGACAGATTATAGTGATGGGGTGTTCCTGTAGTTCAATTGGTAGAGCGAGGTGCTAACAATGccaagatcatgggtttgataccAAGGAAGCACACATACCGATCAAAAAATTGTATCTCTGTAAAATACTGTAGGTCACTTTATGTAAAAACAAATAGTaacaaatatgtttaagtgaatgTACAGAAAGCAGAGAAATCCCTTTAGCACACTTTCACAGCTTTATTAATGAGACAGAAGAGCAGACAGaggagtcagtgtgtgagtgtcactaACCTCCCTGTCCCTCAGGTTGGAGTCTCCTCCAAATATGACAGCGTGGTCGTCAGGAGcctccctcatcctcttccaCACCCTGCGCAGCTGGTTCATCCGCTCCTGAGAGCTGGCTTTGCCGCTCTCCAGGTGAGAGGTCATCACCCACAGCTGGTGACCTGAGAAGCTCAACTAAGCATGGCCAGCAACAGGCCAGAGAAGACAGGAAAATGCTTCAGGTTCAACTCTCTATACCCATGGCCTCATACGTAGGCATACAACTCCAGCTCTGAaatgcctgtctctgtgtgaatgtcATATCAATTGGTATTAAAGTACAGGCACAAACAGGTCAAACCAAAAGGTCACTATATTCCTTTGTGTTGCACAACAGTATTGTCAGCCATGTTGACATTAATGCGTAGATGGGAATGACAGTAGGAGTGTGGTTGGATGTTCTGCACTTCTGTCTGTGAGATGACAGGGCCCACCTGTGCCATTAGTAGATTCCTGCTCATCTCTGTGGTGGGGTAGTTCACAACGCTGCTCTGAAGTAGTTTCACCCTGGCCTTAAGCAGCAGTATTCCTGTGAAATACCCACTGGTGTTGCCTAGCATGGAGTAAAAACATCAGAGTACATAACTCACTCACTGGCTCTGATTGGAAAATGTGATAAGGTGGAGATTTACTATATTTTAAAGGAGATTGCCCAATATCCCTTACCCCTTATTAAGTCATAATCTGTCATGATTTCTTCAAGGACATCTGCAATGGGTGATATAAGTTCTTGCAACAGAACTATATCTGCACGGATTCTAACAACAAAGAGGTTAAGTACAGTGATATCTACAGCTATCATCGGTATCATAAGCATACATGAAAATGCCTCTACATTACATGTTCAGGAGCAACTGAGAGAACAAGAAACTCAGTGACCCCTAAAGTTTTTTTAACATAACTCACAGGCATGATTCACATGACTCACCTGGAAAGGTAGTGGAGCAATTTGGGGAACCGTTCATCCATATCTTCCCGATCAAGGCCATCGATATTCCACGTCAGCACAAAGAGTTCGTTCGGGTCTCTCCTCTTACTTGTGCGTCGAGATTGTTTTTCTTGGGGTCCCTGAGGTGAAGCTGGCGGGCTTGGAGGCACCTGATCTCGGGGGAGCTGGTCTAAGGGAGACTGGGTTGGAAGTGGGGCTGGGGTTGCCAGAGCCTGGGGGGTACTCAGAGGTTCTCTGGCGAATCGAATCCCTGGCGTCTGCGTGGATTTGTCCTGCACTAATGGCGAGCGGGTCTGTGTTTCCGCTGTCGCCATGGTCTTCTCTGGCTGTCCATTGTCGGTCTGAGTGGCCTGGGTGCGTTGGCGTGGGGATGGATCATGGCTGGTAGACAGCTGGTTCACTGGGATCTCCTTCACTTTCCTGgttctttccctcctcttccccctctttttcttggTGACAGTGGTTTCCTGAGCAGCCCCATTCTCCCGAGTGTCACTTGGTTCTACCTTGCTGTTAGGGCTCCAGGTTTGACAAGGACAACAAAATTTAATGCATGTTCGCATAATATTGAAAtattgcttttgtttttaaactgaAAAGACTTCAACTTGAAAAGGCAATGATAGCATACTCACCTTTGTGTTGCTGAGTTCAGGGCTTCTTCCATTTGATTTTTAATACCTTGGAAGGAAAATAAATGAGTAACTCTGAACACTTTTGAAAGGGTTTCTTATTTTTTCAAACATGGGTAAATACTACAAAGGGAATCGAATAAAGAAATATGGTCGGTCTTGTTTGTATACCAGATTAactgtggtgatgtgtgtagtCTCTCCTTGACATACTTAACCCAATGATACGAAAAAAATCATACCTGGTGCTGGAGAAAGCCTTGATTGTTGTTcccttttcttccctttttagTATATTACACATGTGGCTATATAGTGTCTGTCCTTCATTTATGCTATGCCAACTTTCATAAATATAAATTTTAATTTTGTCAGCAGGATTCTATGAACTTCTGACCATTATGAACCTAGTAGCCTACAGTCTTAAATTAAACTTCCTTTGGACAAACCAAAACTTCATCAAACATCTGCCCATTACTATGTCTGCCCATTACAGTCTGTAATGGAACAGACTGAACAGGTtggaaaatacatttatttttaaacttaAGTTTTACATCTGTGCTATCATTTTGACCAGATGGCAACTGGGCAGGATTTCGAATTAATTTGTCTTTTATCTGTTCCCTGGATAAGATTATATGCAAAAAAGCGTACTTATTGATGGATACTGAAGTACTTACAGAATCGATAAGCCAACTTTCATGAAGGTGTCAGTAAAGATTAAAACTGCTTCAACATATAGACTAGATAGGTTAATACGTTTCACTTTCATCCCCGGGCCGTAGGTTTCGATTCTTTGACTGTGCTAGTGACGTAACACACCTGTCACATGATAGGCTACAAATAGGCTGGATAGGCTATTGAAGCATAGCCCCGAGTAAGATCTGTTTGCAGTCAGCAGTACAACTCCGTAGAGCCGCAGAACCGAGGTGTGAGACCCACAGTTTAAGGCCAGTACCTTTCGAGTCATGCAATACCGCTCTTTTGGGCAGTAGTTAAATTGATCTCAGCGACACTGAATATAACTCCAATAATACGTCGTTGCGGCCATTTAATCGTTTCCAGTGAACGTTGATATACAACTACAATAAAGCAATGCAAGTAGGCCTATTACAAACATCTCTGAATCTTTTAGTGGTGTTTGCCTAGGCCTGTGCGTTTGCTTTATTGAGCTACACGGATCCATGACACCAATATACAGTATTAATTTCCAACGCATGCAGACACTAGGACATTTAACTAGTAGCTAGTGAAAGGTAAACTTCGCATTCTAGTCACCTTATGTCAAATGCAGCTCCTAACGGTCAGCTGGCCATGCCTCTGGGCACAAAAAAGTCATAGGCTACTCGGTAACTGGGAAATAAATATTTTGGCACAGACCGAGCCATAACCtgaacaattccagccaatcaacatgctTTTACATCTATTTACGTGCTTTTACACCAAGAAGATTTCAAATTACCAAATTGGTATTTCCTATTTGGGATTTGAGGGTGGAACCCCTGGCTGATTTCACATGGAATGTCTTAACAGGATGCTGTAAAATTTAAAAGCCACTAGATTCAAGTTGCAATCATGCATTCATTATACTCCAGAGATACATAGCAGAAAATATATTGTGAGTATTTGACACCCAGGTTATAGAGATGGTGACTCCTTCTGGCTCATGCATTATGATCCACAACCCTTCGCCAGAATCGAAGACTATCTTTAAAACAATGTACTGCACATGATGCGTTCAATGCCACTGATCTGAAAATGGTCTGGCCGCTCTGCAGTAACACTTCTCAGCATAGCTGCAAACTAATGTTATTTTGGAAGGCGACCACCCCTTTAACAACGAGCGAAGTAGAACCACATTATGACTTCTCAGGAATAGTAAACTAAACAGAGCTGCAGACCTAGCTGCTAGATTTAGATGGTGCGTTCAGACTGCAACTATCTATCACACCAAACAATTTTAGTGATACAGTCTGTCCCTGTTAGGCCATCTACTCTaaatggaaaaaagaaagatggaatAAAATAAAGGCAAGGTGGCCAGCAGCAGTAGctgtcatcagcagcagcagcattcctttaaaaatgtatttcttggATATGAGACCTAAATACTTCGGAGAAATTAAGGGCTTATGCTTATCACTTACATGGGGTGGGATAGATATATCTAACATGGGTATGctactgcatcacacacagcagtagccACGTGTCTAACCCTCCCTTGTTGCCCATCGCTGTAGACACTCCCTTCCATCCTCGGACGATAGAGCCACAGCGGCAGTCCTCCATCCCAATCAAAACCTTGCCATGCCGTGATTTTATTTTCGGTTTATCGGTAGATACATCCGTCCGTCATTGAGACTGAAAAAAACGACGACGGGGAAAGATGCTGGTTTAGCATAAACGCAACATCGAGGAGCATCTCTGGGGTAAGGCATGTTAGTGATGCGCTGTCTACATTGTTGATGCTAGGCTATATTACAGTACAGTGCgctacagtagcctacattagACCTTAACATAATAATAAATGAAGCAGAATCGGTTATAAGTATGCCGTTTACATTTGTCTGTTGACTATTTTGATCTGTAAAACGATATTAACTTGGGGTGCTGTCTGCTACCTACCTGTTTTACAGTCGatacaatgtgtttgtgtgtcagtgcttaTTTCAGCCAAAGGCCTTGCTTTAAGTCATTTACTGAATTATGGTAGGTTTGGGTCCACAAGGTCCCTTGTGATCATCATGTCCATGTACACACTATTTGTTTACTGTATTACACCTGTTTGCCATACTGTAATGAgatgagttggtgtgtgtggggtgttatTAGCCTAATGTCCTCCTGTAACCTCAGTCACACCTTTTCCCATCACAGAGCCCATCTTCAGGCTGGGGCATGGCTCCTATGTGGCACCAGAAAATCACACTGGGCTTTATCTAAGGATAGTAAAATTCATAGACTGGAAACTCATAGACATGAGGGAGCATGCATTTCATGTTCATAATGTTCTCAGGTGACAAGGGCCTGAGCTTGTTGTTTCTCTCATCTTAGATACTTCCTTGTGCTCAAAGTTGTTCAGTCACAAAGGGTCTGATGCCTTTTAATGGATTTTGGCATCACACTATCAGTAATTAGTCAGGGTAAGGGCAAAGGATATTTCCATATCAGTATTTTTGCATGTCTTACAGTAAGGCCTCTCATGGCCTCTCATTTGTTCTGATATCCTTCCCCCCCAAACAGCTGCCCCGTCCCATCACCCTCGCTGGCATTAGACAAAGACGTGCGGTGTCATCTGTGCCAGGGTGGCAATAAATTGGGTCATACAGCAACCATTCTATGAgtcagactcatacacacacatctctcttcttTCACAGAGGAACTTCACGGCACAATCGCACGCGCTCCTCCCAAAGTTAACGGAAGAGTGTTATTGGGTTTTGATTCGTTGTTTTGCTGTATTCACTGAGTGATTGAGGGGAAAAACATCACAGTGGTGTCTTTATTTTACTGCAGCATACAGAGAATAGTGGTGGTGGTCCATGAAGCTTGGCtgcaagaaaaaaaggaaaggttCCCCAGCACCATGAAAGTTGGACTTTTCCTGTTTCTTTGTCCAATCCTGCATGTCATGAAAGGTAATTCTGGTTCCACACATCTCAGCATATTGTTTTGTTACATAGTCTGGGTCTATCTCACTTTCACTTCCTTGGAAATGCTCtaagtgtgtatttatatagttTACTATAAATACTAGATATATTTTATGGTAATGATGATAAGTAACTATAATGTTCTATAATGTAATAGAGTGCTGTGAAAGTATATCTCATATTCTAAATCAGTCTCTCTAGGGCAGCTAACGAAAAGGGGACACATGATTCTTAATGAGTTTATTTTGTTCCTTTCAATGATGCTGCCATCTGTTTACTGTTAGACTCATAGCAGGGCAGCTGGTAGCTGACTAGTATGCTAGTTTGTGAGAAGAGCATTATAAACTCAGAGTGAGATATGTATAGCCCAGTAGCTGCAAATGAATGCAGTGTCAAAGCTGCAattttgcatgtgtgcatgactgtggaGGCTTCAGTCTGAGGTGGTAAATAGTAATAGCTTTTTGCTAATGAGTGGTGTAGTTTTGTGTCACAGTACTGCGTCAAAGAAGGCTAACCCAATCTGAACTCTCAATGTTTGGAAGTTCCATATTCCATTTCAATTCAAACTTTTTCAAAATTTCAAAACCTTTGATATATGAAAGAATAGGTTGGTGTTGATAGACAGAAACAGACCCAACTGCATTATTCACAAAAATCCTGGAAGTAATTGCATTATTGCCCAACAGGTGTACTGGCCACCCAGTGTTGGCAAGTGGCCACCTTCTCCGAGTCCATCATCTCCCCTGACCTACAGGCCATCAGCATCCTGCGTGTACCCGAGGTCACGTCTCTGGCCCAGTGCGCAGGGGCCTGCTGTGACACGCCAGGCTGCGACCTGGCCTGGCTGTTCGAGCGCCACTGCTACGTGCTGAGGTGCTGGCGCAAGGACAACTGCCAGCCCAAGCAGCGGCGGGGCACGGACTCCTCCCTGATCTTCCTGCAGCGTGGCCCTCCGCAGACCCTGGTGCTGCAGTCGCTGGTGCGCGGTGAGCCCTTCCCTGGGCGCTGGCCCCAGATGGCCCGCCACCGTGGCCTGCAGGACCAGGCGATGCTGCAGGGTGAGCAGGACTTTGACGGCCCAGAGCAGGAGTACCCGGAGAGCTATAGGGGGgcggatggggaggaggagggcagagacGGGGATGTGGACAGCTTAAAGGGAGGGCTGGCTGGGCTTCTAGACTGGCCGGACGTCCAGGGCTCGAGAGAGGCCCTGAACCTGTCAGATGTTGAGGATGGTAAGGAGAAACAGCATGCTGCACTGGATCCTCCTGGAAACAGCAGCCAAGTCCAGCCCAGCTCCTCCCAAGCAACGAGGAATGAAAGTGGGCCATCTCCTAGTGACACAGGGCCCACCCTGAGGCCCTCTGTGTCTGCTCCAGCAGtcctgaatgtgagtgtgagcataCGTAGGATCAGACCTGAGCCTTGTAAGGCAATAAGGGATTGCATTGATGTTACACGGTTGACTAGACTTCTGCCTGCTGGGAATTTCTTTGATACACAGAGAATGTCAAATGTGGCTGCACCGCATCTCTTGAATGAAAAGGGGTCATGTAATTGATGCTTCTGGGTCAGGTGGGGTTGAATCATTTACATCCAAATGAAATTGCCACATTTCTTTTTGTAAAAGATGCAGTTCTTTTATGAACAGAGCGAATAGCATAACAAACAGTCAGAGGGAGGAATGATGGCAGTCGGTGCTTGTTGTCCTGCTCAATGccaagctgctgctgcagtcattCCCATTGCTGCTTGCCCTATGTGTCATCTTTGAAGCAAATAAAAAGAATCAATATGGCCCCATCAGTCTCTTCTAATGCAGGATTGTGAAGGATGATTCAAACTAATGTTCCTTGTGGCTTTAAAAACATTCGTTTTGATGGCTGAGGGTTAAATAAAGGATACATCAAGCTGTGTACACCAATGCAGCTTGACAGAACCACATAAATAGCTACTGTTTTTTTACTCTTCTGCCCATGTAGGTTGTTGAACATCTACCCAACATTTCCTCCACCAACACAGAACCAACTGCCTTGTCGCAGAACTTCAGCGCAGATTTTGTCCAGCTGAGTCAAACAAGGACATCTGCTCCTACTCAGAATCTGCTAACGGCACCCAGCACTACACCTCAGACTGTGCCTGTGGAGCCAGGTACTGCAATACGCCACTgactacattttaaatgaatgtgCTCAGTGCATTTGACCGTGTTTGAAAGTGCGAGAGTAGTCTCTGATGTCTGActcactcgtttttttttttttttgctggccTCTCAGtacccccctttttttctcttccttcttctttcttttatcAACATTAATCTCCATTTGTCTTCCCCAGTAAGAGTTCTGCTAGTGACTATTGAAGGTCCTGCTGAGATTACACTCCCTGTCAACACTGTGGAACTGACAGCTTTGGTCTCACCAGCACCTCAACCAGGTACACACTCATAAGAAACTGAGCAACCAACCAGCACAGTGTGCATACTAATagtacatacaaatacattcaaTAATAGCACATGCATACTGTATTCAGCGAGCTTGAAGATGACTTAAAAATCATTTTGTCAATTCATGTCTGTTGGAGATGAAGAACTTCCTTTTCCCTCCAGCCCCATCCTGCTAGCTGTTCTTGTGTCTTCTATGTAGAGAGCTCTTACACATACAGATGGAGGTTGGTCAACTCACCTGAAGACCACAGAGAAATAATCGAAGGGGAAAACAGCAAGTCTGTTGAAATCATTGGGGTAAAAGCAGTATTATATTGCCAACTGCAGTTTCATCCATCACACCACGCTGTTTTTCATCCATAAAACTATGACAGCTCTTTTGGAGGTAGTCTGAATGAAACCTCTTGTTTAGGTTTTAGTATGTCTCCTCTATGTTGGAACAGCCCTGCCATAATCTATAAACTTACTGTTTTAGGTAGTTTAGACATGAGGATGAGCTAGACAGAGGAATAAGTGGACTTAATCTCCATCTCATTCTTGCTGTGTTTTGGACAGCTCTCCACAGGCCTGTACGCAGTGAAGGTGACTGTGAGTGGAGAGCGCTTCTCCGGGGAGAGTGTTATCAACATTACAGTGCACACAGGTATGGCTACTCAGTTCAAATTTTGCACTGGTGTCAGTATGTCTAACCGACAGTGTGACTCACATTCAGTCTCTTTCTTAGATGGGATGAATAACTCTCCCAAAGCCATCATCTACCCGCCAACGCAGGACCTGACCTTCCCAGTTCATCTGGTTATCATCAATGGCAGTGGTAAGACTCATTTTCAGGTTCTTTCTCTGATTGCCTTTGTCTTTAGCCTTGTATATGTAGGACATTGTTTTGATCTTTCCAAGTGAAATGGGCTGTCATTGTTGCCTTACTCTAGATACTACTTTACTTACATAATTTAATTTCTGTAT
The DNA window shown above is from Clupea harengus chromosome 11, Ch_v2.0.2, whole genome shotgun sequence and carries:
- the LOC105896128 gene encoding tyrosyl-DNA phosphodiesterase 2 isoform X1; its protein translation is MEEALNSATQSPNSKVEPSDTRENGAAQETTVTKKKRGKRRERTRKVKEIPVNQLSTSHDPSPRQRTQATQTDNGQPEKTMATAETQTRSPLVQDKSTQTPGIRFAREPLSTPQALATPAPLPTQSPLDQLPRDQVPPSPPASPQGPQEKQSRRTSKRRDPNELFVLTWNIDGLDREDMDERFPKLLHYLSRIRADIVLLQELISPIADVLEEIMTDYDLIRGNTSGYFTGILLLKARVKLLQSSVVNYPTTEMSRNLLMAQLSFSGHQLWVMTSHLESGKASSQERMNQLRRVWKRMREAPDDHAVIFGGDSNLRDREVKWLGGLPEGISDVWELLEQPEDCRYTWDTVTNNNKDVDFKAQLRFDRVYMRPGKEGAKVTPVSMKLVGQDRLKCGRFTSDHWGILCKFSVDL
- the LOC105896128 gene encoding tyrosyl-DNA phosphodiesterase 2 isoform X2, which codes for MEEALNSATQSKVEPSDTRENGAAQETTVTKKKRGKRRERTRKVKEIPVNQLSTSHDPSPRQRTQATQTDNGQPEKTMATAETQTRSPLVQDKSTQTPGIRFAREPLSTPQALATPAPLPTQSPLDQLPRDQVPPSPPASPQGPQEKQSRRTSKRRDPNELFVLTWNIDGLDREDMDERFPKLLHYLSRIRADIVLLQELISPIADVLEEIMTDYDLIRGNTSGYFTGILLLKARVKLLQSSVVNYPTTEMSRNLLMAQLSFSGHQLWVMTSHLESGKASSQERMNQLRRVWKRMREAPDDHAVIFGGDSNLRDREVKWLGGLPEGISDVWELLEQPEDCRYTWDTVTNNNKDVDFKAQLRFDRVYMRPGKEGAKVTPVSMKLVGQDRLKCGRFTSDHWGILCKFSVDL